In Halopseudomonas nanhaiensis, a single window of DNA contains:
- a CDS encoding membrane-bound PQQ-dependent dehydrogenase, glucose/quinate/shikimate family, translated as MYRIILAFLVLLLGGALIIGGGWLGWLGGSWFFVLLGLVVLASALLLLGHRPIALSVFAAAILITLIWSLWEVGADWWALAPRGGLLILLGVLLLLPPLVRDLDHGNARAGYGKHSAILGASVVASLVVGAYALLQNPHDREGRFSNERMNAQPGAQVADDVPDGEWHAYGRTSAGQRYSPLDQITAENVDELEEVWRYQTGEVRDPEDDPVETTYEATPLIVENRLYVCTPFGTVIALDAGSGEELWKFDPQLRKPPRETTQHMSCRGVSYYDGTAASESDTSTAPALDPEERIQQSAESVTSDAAGVPQNVAAGQAQRDEPNPQVAREPAQSPIATLPQCTRRLYYSTPDGRLISLSAETGEICPGFGGEDGTVNLWANMPNITPGSVYSTSPPVVTDRVVIIGGAINDNVSVTSPSGVIRAYDVNTGELVWNFDAGNPESTDPIAEGETYTPNSPNSWSISSYDPDLRMVYLPMGVPSPDQYGANRTENQERFANTVLALDADTGEVAWEFQGVHHDLWDYDMPAQPSLVDLTLNGQRVPALVIPTKQGDIFVLNRETGEPVYAVEERPAPAGAVEGDWTAPTQPASAVSFRPEPLQEKDMWGATLLDQLMCRISFRELNYEGIFTPPSENGTLVYPGNFGTFNWGSLAVDPHRQIAFAMPVYLAFTSQFERRPDAVERVVTGEGEPVINENFGAPYAMKLGAFTSPIGLPCHQPPWGYIAAVDLATGETVYQHVNGTVRDLAPVPLPFEMGVPGIGGPIVTGGGVAFLSGTLDYYVRGYDLATGEERWKSRLPAGGQATPATYRGEDGRQYLVVVAGGHGSTGTAAGDYIIGYALPQ; from the coding sequence ATGTACCGGATTATTCTCGCGTTCCTCGTGCTACTGCTGGGCGGGGCACTGATCATCGGCGGGGGCTGGCTCGGTTGGCTGGGAGGCTCCTGGTTCTTCGTCCTGCTCGGACTGGTTGTGCTGGCTTCGGCGCTGTTGCTGCTGGGCCATCGTCCCATCGCGCTGTCGGTCTTTGCGGCCGCTATCCTGATTACCCTGATCTGGTCCCTGTGGGAGGTCGGTGCTGACTGGTGGGCACTGGCGCCGCGAGGGGGCTTGCTGATTCTCCTGGGTGTACTGCTGCTTCTGCCACCGTTGGTCCGCGATCTCGATCACGGCAACGCGCGAGCGGGCTATGGAAAACATTCTGCCATCCTGGGGGCGTCGGTGGTTGCGTCGCTGGTGGTCGGCGCCTATGCGCTGCTGCAGAATCCGCATGATCGTGAAGGTCGGTTCTCCAACGAACGGATGAATGCCCAGCCGGGAGCGCAAGTGGCTGACGACGTCCCCGATGGTGAATGGCATGCGTACGGCCGAACATCGGCAGGGCAGCGCTATTCGCCTCTCGATCAGATTACCGCCGAGAACGTTGATGAGCTGGAGGAAGTCTGGCGCTATCAGACCGGAGAGGTGCGTGACCCGGAGGATGATCCGGTTGAAACCACATACGAAGCGACGCCGCTGATCGTGGAAAACCGCCTTTACGTGTGCACCCCGTTCGGCACCGTCATTGCGCTGGATGCCGGCAGTGGCGAAGAGCTCTGGAAATTCGATCCTCAGCTGCGCAAACCGCCGAGGGAGACCACCCAGCACATGAGCTGCCGTGGGGTCTCGTATTACGACGGAACCGCCGCTTCCGAGTCCGACACCAGCACTGCGCCTGCGTTGGATCCGGAGGAACGTATCCAGCAGAGCGCCGAGAGCGTCACCAGCGATGCGGCGGGTGTGCCGCAGAACGTTGCAGCCGGGCAGGCGCAGCGCGACGAACCCAACCCACAGGTCGCACGCGAGCCCGCCCAGTCGCCCATTGCGACACTGCCGCAGTGCACCCGTCGACTGTACTATTCGACGCCAGACGGCCGGCTGATTTCGCTTAGCGCCGAGACCGGGGAGATCTGCCCGGGCTTTGGAGGCGAAGACGGTACGGTGAACCTATGGGCTAACATGCCTAACATCACGCCGGGTTCGGTCTATTCGACGTCTCCGCCGGTAGTGACCGACCGGGTTGTGATCATCGGCGGCGCGATCAACGACAACGTGTCTGTCACCTCGCCGTCGGGCGTGATCCGCGCCTACGACGTCAATACCGGCGAGCTTGTCTGGAATTTCGATGCCGGTAACCCCGAGTCGACAGACCCTATCGCTGAAGGTGAAACCTACACGCCCAACTCTCCGAACAGCTGGAGCATTTCCAGTTACGACCCGGATCTGCGCATGGTCTATCTGCCGATGGGCGTACCTTCGCCAGATCAATATGGAGCCAATCGCACCGAGAATCAGGAACGCTTCGCCAACACGGTGCTGGCACTCGATGCCGATACCGGTGAGGTCGCCTGGGAATTCCAGGGCGTACATCATGACCTCTGGGACTACGACATGCCGGCCCAGCCGTCGCTTGTCGATCTGACGCTCAACGGCCAGCGCGTGCCGGCGCTCGTGATTCCGACCAAGCAGGGCGATATATTCGTGCTCAACCGGGAGACAGGCGAACCGGTTTACGCCGTAGAGGAGCGCCCGGCACCTGCGGGCGCGGTGGAGGGCGACTGGACGGCTCCCACCCAGCCAGCTTCGGCGGTATCCTTCCGGCCTGAGCCGCTGCAAGAGAAAGACATGTGGGGCGCCACCTTGCTCGATCAGTTGATGTGCCGCATCAGTTTTCGCGAACTGAATTACGAAGGCATTTTCACGCCGCCTTCGGAAAACGGCACGCTGGTCTATCCCGGCAACTTCGGAACCTTCAACTGGGGGTCGCTCGCGGTCGATCCGCATCGCCAGATCGCGTTCGCCATGCCCGTATATCTTGCATTCACCTCGCAGTTCGAGCGCAGACCTGATGCCGTGGAACGCGTCGTGACCGGAGAAGGTGAACCGGTCATCAACGAGAACTTTGGCGCGCCCTATGCGATGAAACTGGGCGCGTTTACCTCGCCAATCGGCTTGCCCTGCCACCAGCCGCCGTGGGGCTATATCGCGGCGGTGGACCTCGCAACGGGGGAGACTGTGTATCAGCACGTCAACGGTACGGTACGTGACCTTGCGCCTGTTCCGCTGCCCTTCGAGATGGGAGTGCCGGGCATCGGTGGCCCGATCGTGACCGGGGGTGGTGTTGCATTCCTCAGCGGCACGCTCGATTACTACGTGCGTGGATACGACCTCGCCACGGGGGAAGAGCGCTGGAAGTCCCGACTGCCAGCCGGCGGCCAGGCAACGCCTGCTACTTATCGAGGTGAGGACGGTCGACAGTATCTGGTAGTTGTCGCTGGCGGCCACGGATCGACCGGCACCGCCGCAGGCGACTACATCATCGGCTACGCGCTGCCGCAGTAG
- a CDS encoding polysaccharide pyruvyl transferase family protein — translation MYVEIRKAGFVNKGAELMLHAVLQQLAKRYPAAKRVMEPGRPGSPYPYAKRSELGLYQKAWLWRKGIAFGDLARFVPTGLREQYGVVLDSEIDVVLDAAGFAYSDQWGPELSEELARSSRRWKARGTKVILLPQAFGPFESQRSREAVKAFVDQCDLIYARETISYQHLTGVVGEMDKIRLCPDFTNLVEGVVPDSFDAELHRVCLVPNYRMLDKTTGSVAGGYVPFMQRAAKMLDERGAKPFLLVHEGEDDHRLAREIAEAAGGLPILTEADPLKIKGILGQCQGTVGSRFHGLVSALSQGVPSLATGWSHKYRMLFADYGFEEGVLDINISDAELAAALDTITDPQRHAQLASQLSEHSAMLKERSREMWSEVFSVMDACRVGRTVSVKGEPKPA, via the coding sequence ATGTATGTAGAGATCAGAAAGGCCGGATTCGTCAACAAGGGGGCGGAGCTGATGCTCCACGCCGTATTGCAGCAACTGGCCAAGCGCTATCCAGCCGCCAAGCGCGTCATGGAGCCTGGCCGTCCGGGCAGCCCCTATCCTTACGCGAAGCGCTCCGAGCTGGGCCTGTATCAGAAGGCCTGGCTATGGCGCAAAGGCATCGCCTTCGGTGACCTGGCGCGTTTCGTGCCAACCGGCCTGCGGGAGCAGTACGGGGTGGTGCTGGACAGCGAGATCGACGTGGTACTCGACGCGGCCGGTTTCGCCTACAGCGATCAATGGGGCCCTGAGCTGTCCGAAGAGCTGGCACGTTCATCTCGCCGCTGGAAAGCGCGCGGCACCAAGGTGATCCTCTTGCCTCAGGCGTTTGGTCCGTTCGAGAGTCAGCGCAGCAGAGAGGCGGTGAAGGCGTTTGTCGACCAGTGCGACCTGATCTACGCACGCGAGACTATCTCCTATCAGCATCTGACCGGCGTGGTCGGCGAGATGGACAAGATTCGCCTGTGCCCGGACTTTACCAACCTGGTTGAAGGTGTAGTGCCGGACAGCTTCGATGCCGAGCTTCATCGAGTATGTCTTGTTCCCAATTACCGCATGCTCGACAAGACCACCGGTTCGGTCGCCGGCGGGTATGTTCCGTTCATGCAGCGGGCAGCGAAGATGCTTGACGAGCGCGGCGCAAAACCGTTCCTGCTGGTGCACGAAGGGGAAGATGATCATCGCCTGGCGCGGGAGATTGCCGAAGCGGCGGGCGGCCTGCCGATTCTTACCGAGGCCGACCCGCTGAAGATCAAGGGGATCCTCGGGCAGTGCCAGGGCACTGTGGGGAGCCGCTTCCATGGTCTGGTCAGCGCGCTCTCACAGGGCGTGCCGTCGCTGGCAACCGGATGGAGTCACAAGTACCGGATGCTGTTTGCCGATTACGGATTCGAGGAGGGGGTATTGGACATCAATATCTCGGACGCCGAGCTCGCAGCAGCGCTGGACACCATCACCGACCCGCAACGCCATGCGCAGCTGGCGTCTCAGCTGTCGGAGCATTCCGCGATGCTCAAGGAGCGGTCGCGCGAAATGTGGAGCGAAGTGTTTTCCGTGATGGACGCCTGCCGGGTGGGCCGGACGGTGTCTGTCAAAGGGGAACCGAAGCCGGCCTGA
- a CDS encoding flippase yields MSKGKISEVRRYVFNSGWLLLDKVLMLAAGLTATMVVARYLGPGDFGYLNYALSLVALLQIVCHMGMTGLLVKELRVRPEIENRILSSVFVVKVCSALLAYGVMLVVWLSGEDHRMAVLPLVGIMLLFTPFEMLNDWFQSKVKAKYAAVAGMIGQLSGALLKIGLAVAGFGLVAVAAAHVSIIVITVVLLLFFAFQLKRDFRFDFSWQLSKELLGKSFLIFLGSLSAVIYLKVDQIMLQHMLGDEAVGQYAAAAKLSEAWYILPQVVMASIFPKIIDVSHGDKSKFNSFLQLLFDLLFFSALCLSVFVWFFSDIIIAVLYGDAYSPAAAVLSIHIFASIFVFMRALFSKWIILEEVFIFSLITQGLGALSNIALNYWLIQSHGIVGAALATLISYSIASYFSLLLSAKTREVFRMMTRSICLHAVISVPAQIRRFRSG; encoded by the coding sequence ATGAGTAAAGGAAAGATCAGCGAAGTACGTCGGTACGTTTTCAACTCCGGCTGGCTGTTGCTCGATAAAGTGTTGATGCTCGCCGCCGGCTTGACGGCAACCATGGTCGTCGCTCGATACCTCGGCCCTGGCGATTTCGGCTATCTGAATTACGCGCTTTCGCTGGTGGCGCTGCTGCAGATCGTCTGCCACATGGGCATGACCGGCTTGCTGGTCAAAGAGTTGCGTGTGCGGCCCGAAATAGAGAACCGCATTTTATCGTCCGTGTTCGTCGTGAAAGTCTGTTCTGCGCTGCTCGCCTATGGCGTGATGCTGGTTGTCTGGCTCAGTGGCGAGGATCATCGAATGGCGGTGCTGCCGCTCGTGGGCATCATGCTGCTGTTCACACCATTCGAGATGCTTAACGACTGGTTCCAGTCGAAGGTCAAAGCCAAATACGCGGCCGTGGCTGGAATGATCGGCCAGCTCAGCGGCGCACTGTTGAAAATCGGCTTGGCCGTCGCAGGGTTTGGTCTGGTGGCGGTGGCAGCTGCCCACGTGTCGATCATTGTCATAACGGTCGTCCTGTTGTTGTTTTTCGCCTTTCAATTGAAGCGTGACTTTCGATTCGACTTTTCATGGCAGCTCAGCAAGGAGCTGCTGGGCAAAAGCTTCCTGATTTTTCTTGGCTCGCTCTCTGCGGTGATCTACCTCAAGGTCGATCAGATCATGCTGCAGCACATGTTGGGCGACGAAGCGGTCGGTCAATACGCCGCTGCAGCCAAGCTGTCTGAAGCCTGGTACATACTTCCTCAGGTGGTGATGGCCTCCATCTTTCCCAAGATTATCGATGTGAGCCATGGTGATAAAAGCAAGTTCAACAGTTTCCTCCAGCTCCTGTTTGATCTGTTGTTCTTCAGCGCCCTGTGTCTCTCGGTATTCGTCTGGTTCTTCTCCGACATTATCATCGCAGTCTTGTACGGGGACGCCTATTCACCGGCCGCCGCCGTGCTGTCGATCCACATATTCGCGTCGATCTTCGTGTTCATGCGGGCGCTGTTCAGCAAGTGGATCATTCTGGAAGAGGTGTTCATCTTCTCTCTGATCACCCAGGGTCTGGGTGCTCTGAGCAATATCGCCTTGAACTACTGGCTCATTCAGTCGCACGGCATCGTCGGTGCCGCGCTCGCGACGCTCATTTCATACTCGATCGCCAGTTATTTCAGTCTGCTGCTTTCTGCGAAAACCCGTGAAGTATTCAGGATGATGACGCGCAGCATCTGTCTACACGCTGTGATAAGCGTGCCCGCACAAATTCGACGATTCAGGAGTGGATAA
- a CDS encoding nitroreductase family protein yields the protein MSKFKSLARRLLPGQAIEHLKRARDRSSVQLLRALTASSFLRRVHFAFFSDAFDREARAVVVGHLRHVENRQGADATNYFLRRAVHRLEKGLIMQPRKDVFALDYVDDAVVAYECSRTTGSADEVCWAHDVLAAYFEATASHPVIDAARQRFERAGPPPVRCENVRQTDAELVPFAAGDSAPAISYEDFHSLAMQRRSVRWYQPRPVPRDLIDNAVLSAVQSPSACNRQPYRFMIFDEPDDIARVSELPMGVAGFNHNFPAIVAVVGQLRAYPHVRDRHVIYIDGALAAMSFMFALQTQGISSCSINWPDIPEREAAAARELNLAADERIVMFISLGYAAGEGMIPFSQKLSLEQVRAYGRPESSSV from the coding sequence ATGAGCAAATTCAAATCGTTGGCCCGTCGGCTACTCCCCGGGCAAGCCATTGAGCATCTGAAACGCGCACGCGACAGGTCTTCCGTCCAGTTGCTGCGTGCGCTGACTGCGTCGAGTTTTTTGCGCAGAGTTCATTTCGCGTTCTTCTCCGATGCCTTCGACCGCGAAGCTCGGGCGGTTGTAGTGGGTCATCTACGCCATGTCGAAAATCGGCAGGGGGCCGACGCCACCAATTACTTTCTGAGGCGTGCAGTGCACCGCCTGGAGAAGGGTCTGATCATGCAGCCGCGCAAGGATGTCTTCGCGCTGGACTATGTCGATGACGCGGTGGTGGCGTACGAATGCTCGCGGACGACGGGGAGCGCGGACGAGGTTTGCTGGGCGCACGATGTGCTGGCTGCATATTTCGAAGCCACTGCCAGCCATCCAGTGATCGACGCCGCTCGGCAACGCTTCGAGCGTGCGGGGCCGCCTCCGGTTCGTTGCGAAAACGTTCGCCAGACCGACGCCGAGCTTGTGCCGTTTGCGGCAGGGGACTCGGCGCCGGCCATCAGCTATGAGGATTTTCATTCGCTGGCCATGCAGCGCCGCTCGGTACGTTGGTATCAGCCACGTCCCGTACCGCGGGATCTCATCGATAACGCGGTGCTGTCGGCCGTTCAGTCGCCGAGTGCGTGCAACCGCCAGCCCTACCGTTTCATGATCTTCGACGAGCCTGACGACATTGCTCGGGTTTCAGAGCTGCCAATGGGCGTTGCCGGCTTCAACCACAATTTTCCGGCTATCGTCGCTGTAGTAGGCCAGCTCCGCGCCTATCCGCATGTCCGAGATCGGCACGTCATCTATATCGACGGCGCGCTGGCCGCGATGTCGTTCATGTTCGCCCTGCAGACCCAGGGCATCTCCTCCTGTTCGATCAATTGGCCTGATATCCCGGAAAGAGAAGCCGCAGCCGCTAGGGAACTGAACCTCGCAGCAGATGAGCGCATCGTCATGTTCATCTCGCTGGGATACGCCGCCGGTGAGGGCATGATTCCCTTTTCCCAGAAGCTCTCGCTGGAACAGGTGCGTGCCTACGGCAGGCCAGAATCCAGTTCGGTGTGA
- a CDS encoding xanthine dehydrogenase family protein molybdopterin-binding subunit, with translation MTTSTSPFGQPVCRVDGPLKVTGQARYAGEFHLPDLLYGGVVNSTIARGRILSIDASAAEAVPGVQLVLTHENRPPVASYDEPYEDEDAAEGSPFRPLFDDRVLYSGQPIALVVADDLELARYAGSLIQVRYEAEAHQTDLMAALEQSHPAPAELPDPRGDAAAALGSAAFRVDVQYSTPVEHHNPMEPHASTVHYLGDGALEIYDKTQGVQNCMHYLEGVFGMQGRIRIISPFVGGAFGSGLRPQYQLPMAVMAALKLKRSVRVTLKRQQMFTFGYRPRTVQRLSLGAAADGTLQALTHQAIGQTSRFEDFTEHEVEWSGMLYQCPNVSLDYRLVPLDVYTPLDMRAPGAAIGVFALECAMDEMAYAVGMDPLAFRLKNYAERNQNEDKPFSSKALRECYEQGAERFGWYSRSQEPRSMRDGDKLIGWGMCTGVWEAMQMPASAKARLEPGGKLVVSSATADIGTGTYTVMTQIAAAAMGLPMEQVDFRLGDSSLSKAPLEGGSATVSSVGTAVQQACEALHQKLLDAAQQSPASPFAGVPLDELEFSDGMMRAKGRPDAAISLEQIIAASGALEAEVDAEPGKERDGYSTATHSAVFVEVRVDELLGTVKVSRAVSAVAAGRVVNPKTAGNQIVGGLVWGIGMALHEETQIDHQLGRYMNHNFAEYHVPVNADIGELDVLFVEEHDEVVNALGSKGVGEIGIVGVAAAVANAVYHATGKRVRDLPITMDKLL, from the coding sequence ATGACCACTTCGACATCGCCCTTCGGGCAGCCTGTCTGCCGGGTGGACGGCCCGCTCAAGGTTACCGGCCAGGCCCGCTATGCGGGCGAGTTTCATCTGCCCGATCTGCTGTACGGCGGCGTAGTCAACAGCACGATCGCTCGCGGTCGCATTCTGTCCATCGATGCCAGTGCAGCCGAAGCCGTACCGGGCGTGCAACTGGTGTTGACGCATGAAAACCGACCGCCTGTTGCCAGCTATGACGAACCTTACGAGGACGAAGACGCCGCGGAAGGCTCGCCATTCCGTCCTCTGTTCGATGATCGCGTCCTCTACAGCGGGCAGCCGATTGCCCTGGTCGTCGCCGATGATCTGGAGCTGGCCCGCTACGCTGGCAGCCTGATTCAGGTGCGCTACGAAGCCGAAGCGCATCAGACCGACCTCATGGCCGCACTCGAGCAGAGTCATCCGGCTCCCGCCGAGCTGCCCGATCCCAGGGGTGATGCAGCTGCAGCGCTGGGCAGCGCCGCGTTCCGTGTGGATGTGCAATACAGCACGCCGGTCGAACATCACAATCCGATGGAGCCGCATGCATCGACGGTGCATTACCTGGGCGATGGCGCGCTGGAAATCTATGACAAGACCCAGGGTGTGCAGAACTGTATGCACTATCTCGAAGGGGTTTTTGGTATGCAGGGCCGCATACGCATCATTTCGCCCTTCGTGGGGGGAGCCTTCGGCTCTGGATTGCGACCGCAATATCAACTGCCGATGGCGGTGATGGCTGCCCTCAAGCTCAAGCGTTCGGTGCGGGTTACGCTGAAGCGGCAGCAGATGTTCACCTTCGGTTATCGCCCGCGGACGGTTCAGCGGCTGTCGCTCGGAGCTGCCGCAGACGGGACGCTTCAGGCATTGACCCATCAGGCCATCGGACAGACCTCGCGTTTCGAGGATTTTACAGAACACGAAGTCGAGTGGTCCGGGATGCTTTATCAATGTCCCAACGTGTCATTGGACTACCGGCTGGTGCCTCTGGATGTGTACACGCCGCTTGATATGCGTGCCCCTGGGGCGGCCATAGGCGTGTTCGCGCTGGAGTGCGCCATGGACGAGATGGCCTACGCGGTCGGGATGGATCCGCTGGCGTTTCGCCTGAAGAATTATGCAGAGCGCAATCAGAACGAAGACAAGCCGTTCTCCAGCAAGGCGCTGCGCGAATGCTATGAACAGGGCGCCGAACGCTTCGGCTGGTACAGCCGCTCGCAGGAACCGCGCAGCATGCGCGACGGCGACAAACTGATCGGCTGGGGCATGTGTACAGGCGTGTGGGAGGCGATGCAGATGCCGGCCAGCGCGAAGGCCAGGCTGGAGCCCGGTGGCAAGCTGGTGGTGAGCAGTGCAACGGCTGACATCGGTACCGGTACCTACACGGTCATGACGCAGATCGCCGCTGCGGCTATGGGTCTGCCGATGGAACAGGTCGACTTCCGTCTGGGTGATTCCAGTCTGTCCAAGGCGCCACTTGAAGGCGGCTCGGCTACCGTGTCGTCAGTCGGCACTGCTGTGCAGCAGGCCTGCGAGGCGCTCCATCAGAAGCTGCTCGATGCCGCGCAGCAGTCGCCGGCCTCGCCGTTTGCCGGCGTCCCGCTGGACGAACTGGAATTCAGCGATGGCATGATGCGTGCCAAAGGCCGGCCGGACGCGGCCATTTCTCTCGAGCAGATCATAGCCGCCAGCGGCGCGCTTGAAGCGGAAGTCGATGCCGAGCCGGGCAAGGAGCGTGACGGGTATTCAACCGCCACTCATTCGGCCGTCTTCGTCGAGGTACGCGTTGACGAGCTGCTCGGCACGGTCAAGGTCAGTCGGGCCGTCAGCGCCGTGGCAGCGGGGCGGGTCGTCAACCCGAAGACCGCCGGCAATCAGATTGTTGGTGGCCTGGTATGGGGTATCGGCATGGCGCTGCACGAGGAAACCCAGATAGACCACCAGCTAGGTCGTTACATGAATCACAACTTTGCCGAATACCACGTGCCGGTCAATGCCGATATCGGTGAGCTGGATGTGCTGTTCGTCGAAGAACATGACGAGGTGGTCAATGCACTCGGATCCAAGGGGGTAGGGGAGATCGGGATCGTCGGGGTGGCAGCCGCGGTCGCCAACGCGGTCTACCACGCCACTGGCAAGCGGGTGCGAGATCTGCCGATCACTATGGACAAGCTGCTCTGA
- a CDS encoding FAD binding domain-containing protein: MNPFSYARPEQVDEAIRLFHPDSRYIAGGTNLLDLMKENVERPTQLIDITRLPLRGIEETAAGGLLIGALVSNSDLAWHPAVEERYPLLSQAILAGASAQLRNMATTGGNLLQRTRCYYFYDSTAPCNKREPGTGCGARKGLNRMHAILGHSEECIAVHPSDMCVALAALEATVHVQGPQGKRTLPMGGFHRLPGEHPERDNTLLDGELITAIELPPEDFSNHSAYLKVRDRASYAFAIVSAAAALDLDGDSIRGARIALGGVAHKPWRDPQAEAALVGKRAGDASFEAAADILLQGAVGFADNTFKIDLARRAIVRALNDAAKGGAK, translated from the coding sequence ATGAACCCGTTCAGCTACGCACGTCCGGAGCAGGTCGACGAAGCCATTCGCCTGTTTCACCCGGACAGCCGGTACATCGCTGGCGGCACCAATCTTCTCGACCTGATGAAAGAAAACGTCGAGAGGCCGACACAGCTGATCGATATCACTCGGTTGCCGCTTCGAGGCATCGAGGAGACGGCCGCAGGCGGGCTGCTCATTGGAGCGCTGGTGAGTAATTCGGATCTGGCCTGGCATCCGGCTGTCGAAGAGCGCTATCCGCTGCTCTCCCAGGCGATTCTGGCCGGTGCCTCCGCGCAGCTGCGCAACATGGCTACTACCGGGGGCAATCTGCTGCAACGCACGCGTTGCTACTATTTCTATGACAGCACCGCGCCGTGCAACAAGCGCGAGCCGGGTACCGGCTGCGGCGCACGTAAGGGGCTCAATCGCATGCACGCCATTCTCGGACACAGCGAGGAATGCATCGCCGTGCATCCCTCCGACATGTGCGTTGCGCTGGCCGCGCTGGAAGCCACGGTCCATGTACAGGGTCCCCAAGGCAAACGCACGCTCCCGATGGGTGGGTTTCACCGCCTGCCGGGCGAACATCCCGAGCGTGACAATACTCTGCTCGACGGCGAGCTGATCACCGCGATTGAGCTGCCGCCCGAGGACTTTTCGAATCACAGTGCGTATCTGAAGGTGCGCGACCGCGCCTCCTATGCGTTCGCTATCGTCTCAGCCGCCGCTGCGCTGGACCTTGACGGCGACAGCATTCGCGGTGCACGTATCGCTCTGGGCGGCGTAGCGCACAAACCCTGGCGTGATCCACAGGCCGAAGCGGCCCTGGTGGGCAAGCGCGCTGGCGATGCGTCATTCGAAGCTGCCGCCGACATCCTGTTGCAGGGGGCGGTCGGATTTGCTGACAACACCTTCAAGATCGATCTGGCTCGCCGAGCCATCGTCCGTGCGCTGAACGACGCGGCCAAGGGAGGCGCTAAATGA
- a CDS encoding (2Fe-2S)-binding protein, whose translation MMKHQPSGTDASACSIAFDLNGERRELDVLPWTTLLDLLREQLALTGTKKGCDHGQCGACTVLRDGVRINACLTLAVMVDGATVTTIEGLAEGDALHPMQAAFVSHDAFQCGYCTPGQICSAVGMVNEDRAHDSDAIREQMSGNLCRCGAYPNILSAIESAMPETRARLAAKTAGSDREVNR comes from the coding sequence ATGATGAAACACCAACCAAGCGGGACGGACGCTTCCGCCTGCTCCATCGCGTTCGATCTGAACGGCGAACGCCGAGAGCTCGACGTCCTGCCCTGGACCACGTTACTCGATCTGCTGCGCGAACAGCTGGCACTCACCGGCACCAAGAAGGGCTGCGACCACGGTCAGTGTGGCGCCTGTACGGTGTTGCGCGATGGGGTGCGCATCAACGCCTGCCTGACACTGGCTGTGATGGTTGACGGCGCGACCGTCACCACGATCGAAGGACTGGCTGAAGGAGACGCGTTGCATCCCATGCAGGCAGCCTTCGTGTCGCACGATGCATTCCAGTGCGGATATTGCACGCCAGGTCAGATCTGTTCTGCGGTCGGCATGGTCAACGAAGATCGTGCACATGACTCCGACGCGATCCGCGAGCAGATGAGTGGCAATCTTTGCCGCTGCGGTGCCTACCCGAACATTCTCAGCGCCATCGAGTCAGCAATGCCCGAGACCCGAGCGAGACTCGCCGCTAAAACCGCCGGATCGGACCGGGAGGTGAATCGATGA
- a CDS encoding nucleotidyltransferase family protein: MACVRSLRRRCSVPDSSEGVCALVLSAGQGSRYRAEAGEDKLLAPCFDDIASPPVLAATLSALRGVAERTIVVVRADNRPLRDWLDTYAPALKAEVFAVHSNGLGDSLAQAVERYPARRGWLVALGDMPYVKESTLSKVAGAIDETSLVVPTFGGQAGHPRGIGTVHWAALLELHGDTGAQALFANAEQVVELAVDDPGIVQDVDTPDDRRSMPASNGAG, from the coding sequence ATGGCCTGCGTCAGGTCTCTACGCAGGCGTTGCAGTGTGCCTGACTCCAGCGAAGGTGTGTGCGCACTGGTGCTTTCTGCAGGCCAGGGTAGCCGTTATCGCGCCGAGGCAGGCGAAGACAAACTGCTGGCCCCCTGTTTCGACGATATCGCCTCGCCGCCAGTACTGGCTGCCACGCTCAGCGCCCTGCGCGGCGTAGCAGAGCGGACAATCGTGGTGGTCCGTGCGGACAACCGTCCGCTGCGTGACTGGCTGGACACCTATGCTCCTGCGCTGAAAGCAGAAGTCTTCGCGGTACACAGCAACGGGCTTGGCGATAGTCTGGCTCAGGCAGTCGAGCGCTATCCGGCGCGCCGGGGCTGGCTGGTCGCACTGGGTGATATGCCTTACGTGAAAGAGAGCACGCTGTCGAAGGTGGCCGGTGCGATAGATGAGACCAGTCTGGTGGTGCCGACATTCGGCGGGCAGGCGGGTCATCCGCGCGGGATCGGGACCGTGCATTGGGCTGCGCTCCTGGAATTGCATGGCGACACCGGGGCGCAGGCGCTGTTTGCCAATGCCGAGCAGGTCGTGGAGCTGGCTGTGGATGATCCCGGCATAGTGCAGGACGTGGACACGCCCGATGACCGCCGCAGCATGCCAGCGAGCAACGGCGCCGGTTGA